ACATGTCCGTGATAATTGCAATGGTCTTTTTATTTAAACCTTTACTTATCTGTACCATGGTTTTTGCCAGTTTCCTGGCATCGGGCAAAGTTTTCATAAAGGCGCCGGAGCCCACCTTAACGTCAAGTACAATAGCATCAGCCCCCGAGGCAATTTTTTTGCTCATAATGGAGCTGGCAATTAAAGGAATGGAATTTACCGTGGCTGTAACGTCCCTAAGCGCATACAACTTCTTATCGGCAGGGGTCAAATTACCCGTTTGACTTACGATAGCAATTTTATACCTGTTTACCTGTTCGACAAATTCTTCCCGGGAAAGCTCCACATGAAAGCCCTCGATTGACTCCAGCTTATCTATAGTGCCACCGGTATGCCCCAGACCCCGACCGGATATTTTAGCCACCGGAACACCTGCCGCGGCTGCCAGCGGTCCAACGATTAAACTTGTTTTATCTCCCACGCCCCCTGTGGAATGTTTATCCACCTTAATACCCTGTATGCCTGATAAATCCATAATATCTCCGGAATTAACCATAGCCATGGTCAAGTAGGTGTTTTCTTGCATATCCATGCCCTGAAAATATACAGCCATTAAAAAGGCGGACATTTGGTAATCGGGAATCGCTCCACCGGTAAACCCGCCAACTATAAAATCTATTTCTTTTTTAGTCAGACTAAAGCCATCGCGCTTTTTTTGTATCAAATCCACCATTCTCATACCGATGCCCCCCCGCACAGGTAAATTGATCCACACAGTCGATAACCGGCAAGATAGCTGTTAAACTTAAGCAAACACCACTGCCGGCCTCTAGGAATCTGCTCTCAACATCCGGCGCCAAAGCCTGCCTTGGGCAAGCTCTTTAGAAATCTTTATTGAGCAACAGCAGTGACAAACTCTTCGCCGGTATCAAAACTTAGTCCGAATAACCGGGCCACGGAGGCTGCCACATCGCTGAAACCGGCGCGGATACCCAAGTCAACTCCTTTTTTGATACCCGGGCCGGCGACCAAAAGCGGTACGTATTCCCTGGAGTGATCGGTACTGGCGGTGGTGGGATCACACCCGTGGTCCGCGGTTAATATGAGCACATCCGCGGGGCGCAGGGCTCTCATTATTTCCGGCACCCGGCGGTCAAATTCCTCCAGAGCACCGGCATAACCGCGAGGGTCGTTGCGATGTCCGTAAAGCTGGTCGAAATCCACCAGGTTGGTAAAAATAACACCGCTAAAATCCTCCCGCATTAAAGCCAGGGTTTTATCCACCCCATCCATGTTGCTATTGGTATGCGCCGAACTGGAAATTCCCTGACCGGCGAAAATATCTTTGATTTTGCCCACCGCAGCCACAGTCAATCCATTATCCAGCAATAAATTCAGCACCGTGGGACGGGGCGGAATAAGGGAATAATCGTGGCGGTTGGCTGTACGCTTGAATGAACCCGGCGAGCCGATAAACGGCCGGGCAATCACCCGGCCCACCGCGTACTTACCGGTGAGCAGCTCCCTGGCTGTCCGGCACATCCGGTACAATTCCTCCAGCGGAACCACCTCTTCATGGGCAGCGATTTGAAATACGCTGTCAGCGGAGGTATATATAATAGGGCTGCCGGTTTGCATATGTATTGCGCCCAATTCGTCAATAATCGCTGTTCCCGAGGCTGCCTTATTGCCCAGTATATCCCTGCCGATGTTTTGTTTGAACGGCTCGATGATTTCAGGCGGGAAGCCGCCGGGAAACACCGGAAAGGGCCTGTCCAATACAATACCGGCAATTTCCCAATGCCCGGTAGTGGTATCTTTACCCGGGGAAAGCTCAGTCATTTTACCGTAGCACGCGGTTGGATTATCCGCCGGAGGCACGCCCTGTATTTCAGTCAAACGCCCCAGGCCCATTTGCTCTAAATTGGGCATTTTCAGGCCACCCACGGCCCGGGAGCAATTGCCCAGCGTATTACTGCCGCTGTCACCGTAATGCCCGGCATCCGGCAGTTCACCAACCCCGACGCTATCCAACACAATAATAATTACTTTTCTATTTAGCTGCATTTAATTTTACTCCTTTAGTTATAATTTTTATGTTCGTGGAAAAGCTGATTGAAACGTTAAATAAGCCGTAGCCCACCCGGGTTTTAGGCCCGGGGATGATGCTTGTTATATATATCCCTTAATCTGGTATCGGTCAAATGTGTGTATATCTGAGTGGTGGCAATATCGGCATGACCCAGCATTTCCTGCAAGGCACGCAGATCGGCGCCGTTTTCGAGTAAATGAGTGGC
This genomic interval from Desulfoscipio sp. XC116 contains the following:
- a CDS encoding pyrimidine-nucleoside phosphorylase translates to MRMVDLIQKKRDGFSLTKKEIDFIVGGFTGGAIPDYQMSAFLMAVYFQGMDMQENTYLTMAMVNSGDIMDLSGIQGIKVDKHSTGGVGDKTSLIVGPLAAAAGVPVAKISGRGLGHTGGTIDKLESIEGFHVELSREEFVEQVNRYKIAIVSQTGNLTPADKKLYALRDVTATVNSIPLIASSIMSKKIASGADAIVLDVKVGSGAFMKTLPDARKLAKTMVQISKGLNKKTIAIITDMCQPLGYEVGNANEVKEAIEVLNGRGEAGLVKVCLTVAAHMTVAGGIYADFKRAYNALAEMLSGGEAMYKFEQFIRAQGGRAAVVNNPDLLPQAQNNMEVKSDAAGYVQSIAADAVGTAAMLLGAGRKIKDEQIDNAAGISLKRKVGDEVRPGDVLAVLHSNRTINPQISQMLSQSFVIGPRRPEEVPVVYDVIE
- a CDS encoding phosphopentomutase, yielding MQLNRKVIIIVLDSVGVGELPDAGHYGDSGSNTLGNCSRAVGGLKMPNLEQMGLGRLTEIQGVPPADNPTACYGKMTELSPGKDTTTGHWEIAGIVLDRPFPVFPGGFPPEIIEPFKQNIGRDILGNKAASGTAIIDELGAIHMQTGSPIIYTSADSVFQIAAHEEVVPLEELYRMCRTARELLTGKYAVGRVIARPFIGSPGSFKRTANRHDYSLIPPRPTVLNLLLDNGLTVAAVGKIKDIFAGQGISSSAHTNSNMDGVDKTLALMREDFSGVIFTNLVDFDQLYGHRNDPRGYAGALEEFDRRVPEIMRALRPADVLILTADHGCDPTTASTDHSREYVPLLVAGPGIKKGVDLGIRAGFSDVAASVARLFGLSFDTGEEFVTAVAQ